Proteins encoded in a region of the Sebastes fasciatus isolate fSebFas1 chromosome 9, fSebFas1.pri, whole genome shotgun sequence genome:
- the prr18 gene encoding uncharacterized protein prr18 → MPFPPISLHQRISSPGRDLFGKKKAMAVPPPHTEITSKGEKGGSEKEKQSSSWTAANLRNLGRKDKSKSPPQKAGVGQETQGKSSSWLSIPKPQDSSEGVRRSSSMDSSRHLHKEEGKIQFTLSLTPEAILVIQKRNLEKQMMAKQQKCCASADFRHSRRVFPSIKKTHQGATKASAPSAAGAKQESAEQDITAIVKISLLNDQYKYDDVEYEEEDGDVDETVVRKCKEWLKGVENAAALGKVDKLSALKGC, encoded by the coding sequence ATGCCTTTTCCGCCCATCAGCCTCCACCAGCGGATCTCCTCTCCAGGCAGGGATCTATTCGGGAAAAAGAAAGCCATGGCAGTGCCTCCTCCTCACACTGAGATCACCAGcaaaggagagaaaggagggtCGGAGAAGGAAAAACAGTCCTCTTCTTGGACAGCAGCGAATTTAAGGAATTTGGGTCGAAAAGACAAGAGTAAAAGCCCCCCTCAGAAGGCAGGTGTCGGTCAGGAGACCCAGGGAAAAAGCTCCTCCTGGCTGTCCATACCCAAACCTCAGGACTCATCCGAAGGAGTCAGGCGCTCCAGCTCCATGGACTCATCCAGACACCTCCACAAAGAGGAAGGGAAGATCCAGTTCACCCTCAGTCTCACCCCTGAAGCCATTCTCGTCATCCAAAAACGAAATCTGGAAAAGCAGATGATGGCAAAGCAGCAGAAGTGTTGCGCGTCTGCGGACTTTCGCCACTCCAGGCGCGTCTTTCCATCCATCAAAAAGACGCACCAAGGAGCGACCAAAGCAAGCGCTCCTTCTGCTGCAGGAGCCAAGCAGGAGAGCGCCGAGCAGGACATCACAGCCATCGTTAAGATCTCTCTGTTGAACGATCAGTACAAGTACGACGACGTGGAGTACGAAGAGGAGGACGGAGACGTGGACGAGACTGTTGTGAGGAAATGTAAAGAGTGGCTCAAAGGGGTGGAAAACGCAGCTGCTTTGGGAAAAGTGGACAAACTTTCTGCACTTAAAGGCTGCTGA